Proteins encoded by one window of Cydia fagiglandana chromosome Z, ilCydFagi1.1, whole genome shotgun sequence:
- the LOC134678226 gene encoding vesicle-trafficking protein SEC22b-B, with protein sequence MVLMTMIARVVDGLPLAATMQDDEQSGCNILEYQNQAKMLFRKLGPQSPLRCSIESGPFLFHYLIENEICYLVLCERNYNKRLAFSYLEEIAQEFYQQYGKRVNTVTRPYTFIEFDTWMQRARRQYSEGGTRARRTGAAAALGGQLGDVQRIMMQNIDDVLQRGAVLSELDTKTQSLSMMSQKYKKDAAYLNTKSMLIKVTAGAVILLVFVLYFWIL encoded by the exons ATGGTGCTTATGACGATGATCGCGCGAGTTGTCGACGGCCTGCCGCTCGCCGCAACCATGCAAGACGACGAACAG AGCGGCTGCAATATCTTGGAGTACCAAAATCAGGCGAAAATGCTGTTCAGGAAGCTAGGACCGCAGTCTCCGCTACGCTGTTCCATTGAATCCGGACCCTTCCTGTTCCA CTATCTGATTGAGAACGAGATCTGCTACCTGGTGCTGTGTGAGAGGAACTACAACAAACGGCTAGCGTTCAGCTACCTCGAGGAGATCGCCCAGGAGTTCTACCAGCAGTACGGGAAGAGG GTGAACACGGTGACTCGGCCTTACACGTTCATTGAGTTCGATACGTGGATGCAGCGAGCGAGGCGCCAGTACAGCGAG GGCGGgacgcgcgcgcgccgcacggGCGCCGCGGCCGCCCTCGGCGGGCAGCTCGGCGACGTGCAGCGCATCATGATGCAGAACATAGACGACGTGCTGCAGCGAGGCGCCGTGCTCTCCG AGCTCGACACAAAAACGCAGTCCCTCTCCATGATGTCGCAAAAATACAAGAAGGACGCCGCGTACCTAAACACCAAGTCCATGCTCATCAAAGTGACAGCTGGCGCCGTCATATTGCTGGTTTTCGTGTTGTACTTCTGGATCCTGTAA
- the LOC134678425 gene encoding uncharacterized protein LOC134678425 isoform X2, producing MPFVKDSSYREMPSSSEIANEDYHEFLSLKKLIVKITKNQHSVFRCRSIGILSSQGQVYTLRDTEDSSIEVRVSLRYIKVRVPYAGRPSTAHILGFVHWTSGAPVFYAIFVKDVFPPLAHKLFTTMEWIVNNHKAINPERRRKEE from the exons ATGCCGTTCGTAAAGGACTCATCGTATCGCGAAATGCCGAGTTCTTCAGAAATAGCCAAC GAGGATTACCACGAGTTTTTGTCACTGAAGAAGCTGATAGTGAAGATTACCAAGAACCAGCACTCCGTCTTCCGGTGCAGGTCCATCGGAATCCTCTCCAGCCAGGGCCAGGTCTACACTTTGCGTGAT acAGAGGACAGCTCAATAGAGGTCCGCGTGTCCCTGCGCTACATCAAAGTGCGTGTTCCGTACGCGGGGAGACCTTCCACAGCGCATATACTTGGCTTCGTCCATTGGACATCCGGAGCGCCCGTTTTTTACGCCATTTTTGTCAAG GACGTTTTTCCGCCTCTAGCTCACAAACTATTTACCACTATGGAATGGATAGTCAACAACCATAAGGCAATTAACCCAGAAAGAAGGAGAAAG GAAGAATAA
- the LOC134678425 gene encoding uncharacterized protein LOC134678425 isoform X1, whose protein sequence is MPFVKDSSYREMPSSSEIANEDYHEFLSLKKLIVKITKNQHSVFRCRSIGILSSQGQVYTLRDTEDSSIEVRVSLRYIKVRVPYAGRPSTAHILGFVHWTSGAPVFYAIFVKDVFPPLAHKLFTTMEWIVNNHKAINPERRRKVNLMAHHACCYLLHS, encoded by the exons ATGCCGTTCGTAAAGGACTCATCGTATCGCGAAATGCCGAGTTCTTCAGAAATAGCCAAC GAGGATTACCACGAGTTTTTGTCACTGAAGAAGCTGATAGTGAAGATTACCAAGAACCAGCACTCCGTCTTCCGGTGCAGGTCCATCGGAATCCTCTCCAGCCAGGGCCAGGTCTACACTTTGCGTGAT acAGAGGACAGCTCAATAGAGGTCCGCGTGTCCCTGCGCTACATCAAAGTGCGTGTTCCGTACGCGGGGAGACCTTCCACAGCGCATATACTTGGCTTCGTCCATTGGACATCCGGAGCGCCCGTTTTTTACGCCATTTTTGTCAAG GACGTTTTTCCGCCTCTAGCTCACAAACTATTTACCACTATGGAATGGATAGTCAACAACCATAAGGCAATTAACCCAGAAAGAAGGAGAAAGGTAAATCTAATGGCTCATCATGCATGTTGCTATCTCCTTCATTCTTGA